In the genome of Chryseobacterium oryzae, one region contains:
- a CDS encoding c-type cytochrome translates to MKYVFLTGILAFLSVSCSKKENSEIQQDSGNLPSPVVKNVSGQTLMESSDCMSCHNINEKMIGPSYQEIAAKYTDKDIEKLASKIIEGGSGVWGEIPMAPHSQFSKDDAKKMVEYILSLKK, encoded by the coding sequence ATGAAGTATGTATTTTTAACAGGGATTCTTGCATTTTTATCGGTTTCCTGTTCTAAAAAAGAAAATTCAGAAATTCAGCAAGATTCGGGTAATTTGCCTTCTCCTGTTGTAAAAAATGTGTCAGGACAAACCTTAATGGAATCTTCAGACTGTATGTCTTGTCATAACATCAACGAAAAAATGATAGGCCCTTCTTACCAGGAAATTGCAGCAAAATACACTGATAAAGATATAGAGAAGCTCGCTTCAAAAATTATAGAGGGCGGAAGTGGAGTTTGGGGAGAAATTCCTATGGCGCCACATTCTCAGTTTTCTAAAGATGATGCCAAAAAAATGGTAGAATATATTCTCAGTCTGAAAAAGTAA
- the rlmF gene encoding 23S rRNA (adenine(1618)-N(6))-methyltransferase RlmF encodes MPEEKLNLHPRNLHRNSYDFEKLISCVPDLKHYVFKNSFGNLTINFSIPKAVKLLNKALLKQFYGIQNWDIPDENLCPPIPGRADYVHYIADLLSEKRDEIPQGSSIKGLDIGTGANLVYPLLAHTSYGWKIWGTDISRKSLQNAQDILDGNPEFSSKVHLKFQPDSGFIFKNVLRSEDRFAFSMCNPPFHDSEEAAFKGNLRKTKNLHKNKIHNPKLNFAGNDSELWCEGGEIAFISKMIEESAAFSSQILWFTCLVSKKENLPKLYSLLKKANAIEIKTIDMAQGQKISRILAWTFIHQSDRKKFLD; translated from the coding sequence ATGCCTGAGGAAAAACTAAATCTGCACCCAAGAAATCTGCACAGAAATTCTTACGATTTTGAGAAACTGATTTCTTGTGTGCCAGATTTAAAACATTATGTTTTCAAAAATTCTTTTGGAAACCTTACCATTAATTTCAGTATTCCCAAAGCTGTAAAATTACTTAATAAAGCGTTGCTGAAGCAATTTTACGGAATTCAAAACTGGGATATTCCAGACGAAAATCTGTGTCCGCCCATTCCCGGTAGAGCAGATTATGTTCATTACATCGCCGATCTTTTGTCCGAAAAAAGAGATGAAATTCCGCAAGGCTCTTCTATAAAAGGGTTAGACATTGGTACAGGAGCCAACCTCGTGTATCCTCTTTTAGCTCATACATCTTACGGATGGAAAATTTGGGGAACCGATATCAGCAGGAAGTCTTTGCAAAATGCACAGGATATTTTAGATGGAAATCCGGAGTTTTCATCTAAAGTTCATCTGAAATTTCAGCCAGATTCGGGGTTTATCTTTAAGAATGTTCTTCGTTCCGAAGATCGGTTTGCGTTCTCCATGTGCAATCCGCCATTTCACGATTCTGAAGAAGCGGCTTTCAAAGGAAATCTCAGAAAAACAAAAAATCTCCACAAAAATAAAATTCACAATCCAAAGCTAAACTTTGCAGGAAACGATTCTGAACTTTGGTGCGAAGGCGGCGAAATTGCTTTTATTTCTAAAATGATTGAAGAAAGTGCAGCTTTTTCATCACAGATTTTATGGTTTACTTGTCTGGTTTCCAAAAAAGAAAATCTGCCCAAGCTTTATTCGCTTTTAAAGAAGGCAAATGCCATCGAAATTAAAACCATAGATATGGCACAAGGTCAGAAAATAAGCAGAATTTTAGCGTGGACTTTCATTCACCAATCAGATAGAAAGAAGTTTTTAGATTAA
- the lysS gene encoding lysine--tRNA ligase encodes MQLSEQEIIRREKLNKLVEMGINAFPAEEYVITDTTESIKQNFSESKQVKIAGRLMSRRIQGKASFAELQDSTGRIQIYFNRDEICAGEDKTLYNEVYKHLLDIGDIIGIEGELFTTQVGEKTVLVKNFTLLTKALRPLPQAKTDENGVVHDAFNDAELRYRQRYVDLTVNPHVKEIFVKRTKLFNAMRTFFNDAGYFEVETPILQSIPGGAAARPFITHHNALDIPLYLRIANELYLKRLIVGGFDGVYEFSKNFRNEGMDRTHNPEFTAMEIYVAYKDYNWMMDFTEKLLEFCATSVNGSSESVFGEHTISWKAPYPRVSMTEAILKYTGFDITGKSEQELFDFAKSIGIEVNETMGKGKLIDEIFGEKCEGNFIQPTFITDYPVEMSPLTKKHRSKEGLTERFELMVCGKEIANAYSELNDPIDQRERFEEQLKLSEKGDDEATGFIDEDFLRALEYGMPPTSGLGIGMDRLIMFLTNNPSIQEVLFFPQMKPEKATPQIELGDDEKVILEILGSQEEPMELNEVKNRSHLSGKKWDKASKTLTKAGIAKVEKIDEVLWMKMA; translated from the coding sequence ATGCAATTATCAGAACAGGAAATCATTAGAAGAGAAAAGCTGAATAAGCTTGTTGAAATGGGAATCAATGCATTCCCGGCAGAAGAATATGTAATTACAGATACTACAGAATCTATAAAACAGAATTTTTCTGAAAGTAAACAGGTGAAAATTGCGGGAAGATTAATGTCCCGCCGTATTCAGGGGAAAGCTTCTTTTGCTGAGTTGCAGGATTCTACAGGAAGAATTCAGATCTACTTCAACAGAGACGAAATCTGTGCAGGAGAAGATAAAACTTTGTATAATGAAGTTTATAAACATCTTTTAGACATTGGTGACATCATCGGTATTGAAGGTGAGCTTTTTACCACTCAGGTTGGGGAAAAAACTGTTTTAGTGAAGAATTTTACGCTTTTAACCAAAGCTTTGAGACCGCTTCCACAGGCAAAAACCGATGAAAATGGGGTAGTGCATGATGCATTTAATGATGCGGAATTAAGATACAGACAGCGTTACGTAGATTTAACAGTAAATCCTCACGTAAAAGAAATTTTCGTGAAAAGAACAAAGCTGTTTAATGCAATGAGAACTTTCTTTAATGACGCAGGATATTTTGAGGTAGAAACTCCTATTTTACAGTCAATTCCCGGTGGAGCGGCAGCAAGACCGTTTATTACGCATCATAACGCTTTAGATATTCCTTTATATTTAAGAATAGCCAACGAATTGTATCTTAAAAGATTGATTGTTGGTGGTTTTGACGGCGTATATGAATTCTCTAAAAACTTCAGAAATGAAGGGATGGACAGAACCCATAACCCGGAATTTACCGCCATGGAAATCTATGTAGCCTACAAAGATTACAACTGGATGATGGATTTTACCGAAAAATTGCTCGAGTTCTGTGCAACTTCTGTAAACGGTTCTTCAGAATCTGTTTTCGGAGAGCATACCATCAGCTGGAAAGCTCCTTATCCTAGAGTTTCTATGACGGAAGCAATTCTTAAGTACACAGGTTTTGATATCACAGGAAAGTCTGAGCAGGAATTGTTCGACTTCGCTAAATCTATCGGCATTGAAGTGAACGAAACTATGGGGAAAGGCAAACTGATTGATGAGATTTTTGGTGAAAAATGTGAAGGAAACTTCATTCAGCCAACTTTCATTACAGATTATCCGGTTGAAATGTCTCCATTAACCAAAAAGCACAGAAGCAAAGAAGGTTTAACGGAGCGTTTTGAATTGATGGTTTGTGGTAAAGAAATTGCCAATGCCTATTCTGAGTTGAATGATCCTATCGACCAAAGAGAGCGTTTTGAAGAGCAGCTGAAATTATCTGAAAAAGGAGATGATGAAGCTACCGGATTTATTGACGAAGATTTCCTTAGAGCCTTAGAATATGGTATGCCGCCAACTTCTGGTTTAGGAATTGGGATGGATAGATTGATTATGTTCTTAACCAATAATCCTTCCATTCAGGAAGTGTTATTTTTCCCTCAAATGAAGCCGGAAAAAGCAACTCCGCAAATTGAACTGGGTGATGATGAAAAGGTGATTTTAGAAATTCTAGGTTCCCAGGAAGAGCCAATGGAGTTGAATGAAGTGAAAAACCGTTCTCACCTTTCGGGTAAAAAATGGGATAAAGCATCAAAAACTTTAACTAAAGCCGGAATAGCTAAAGTGGAAAAAATTGATGAAGTTCTATGGATGAAAATGGCATAA
- a CDS encoding sugar transferase, producing the protein MKKYPWWKALIDFGLSSAAIIFLLPLFLILLLVSSFDTGFPGIFTQKRVGRYGKLFVIYKFRTYHSETSQKSSVGNWMRKTKLDELPQLFNVLKGDMSFVGPRPDLPGYYDILEGENRLILELKPGLTSEAGIKFRNEEKLLEEQEDPLSYNDNILFPEKVKMNLDYYYHLSFKKDAQILLKTFFVLSK; encoded by the coding sequence GTGAAAAAATACCCGTGGTGGAAAGCTTTAATTGATTTTGGACTAAGCTCTGCAGCCATTATTTTTTTGTTACCACTGTTTCTGATTCTTCTACTTGTTTCATCTTTCGATACTGGTTTTCCGGGAATTTTTACTCAAAAAAGGGTTGGAAGATACGGGAAATTGTTTGTAATTTATAAATTCCGAACTTATCATTCTGAAACATCACAAAAATCATCTGTAGGCAACTGGATGCGTAAAACAAAATTAGACGAACTTCCACAATTATTCAATGTTCTGAAGGGCGATATGTCTTTTGTAGGTCCGAGACCCGATTTGCCAGGTTATTATGATATATTGGAAGGAGAAAATCGCCTGATTTTAGAATTAAAACCTGGACTTACGAGTGAAGCTGGAATTAAATTCCGGAATGAAGAAAAATTGCTTGAAGAGCAGGAAGATCCTTTATCTTACAATGATAATATTCTCTTTCCCGAAAAAGTAAAAATGAATCTGGATTACTATTATCACCTATCGTTCAAAAAAGATGCACAAATTTTGCTTAAAACCTTTTTCGTATTAAGCAAATAA
- a CDS encoding DUF3575 domain-containing protein, whose translation MLVYKQIFRYLTFKVLIVAVSFCFLWCSAQTEVKINAPFIPIGIFNGAVEKAVTEKISVQAEVFVSPWKSFAGKNLQIYMGTLEGRYYFDEVMKKWYVGAYGSIALFNLQKWNYYNASTVPDENGNPQRLPDGSIRMTERFQKGVSFIFGISGGYHFEINSKLGLDVFAGIGTSQSIYKGYLKDNHERYDGAKKWNKSGEMIPTRVGVMFTYKL comes from the coding sequence ATGTTAGTTTATAAACAGATTTTCAGATATTTAACATTTAAAGTTTTAATAGTAGCGGTTTCATTTTGTTTTTTGTGGTGTTCTGCTCAAACTGAAGTTAAAATTAATGCTCCATTTATTCCAATAGGGATTTTTAATGGTGCAGTAGAAAAAGCAGTAACTGAGAAAATATCGGTTCAGGCTGAAGTTTTTGTTTCCCCCTGGAAATCATTTGCTGGAAAAAATCTTCAGATATATATGGGGACATTGGAAGGCCGGTACTATTTTGATGAAGTGATGAAGAAATGGTATGTTGGAGCCTACGGATCAATAGCGTTATTTAATCTTCAAAAATGGAATTATTATAATGCCTCTACGGTTCCGGATGAAAATGGAAATCCACAACGATTACCAGATGGAAGTATTAGAATGACGGAGAGATTTCAAAAAGGTGTGTCCTTTATATTTGGGATAAGTGGTGGTTATCATTTTGAGATTAATTCAAAGCTAGGATTAGATGTTTTTGCAGGAATTGGAACATCACAATCGATTTATAAAGGATATCTTAAAGATAATCATGAGAGATATGATGGCGCAAAAAAATGGAATAAAAGCGGAGAAATGATACCAACACGAGTGGGAGTAATGTTTACCTATAAATTATAA